The Hemiscyllium ocellatum isolate sHemOce1 chromosome 39, sHemOce1.pat.X.cur, whole genome shotgun sequence genome contains a region encoding:
- the arpp19a gene encoding cAMP-regulated phosphoprotein 19a, which yields MLSRNEVVKRSEEASAEERQEMDDTVISPEKAEEAKLKLKYPKLGQKPGGSEFLRKRLQKDPKYFDSGDYNMAKAKIKNKQLPNSGADKNQVTGEHIPTPQDLPQRKPSLVASKLAV from the exons ATGTTATCAAGGAACGAGGTGGTGAAGCGGTCTGAGGAAGCTTCGGCTGAAGAACGgcag GAAATGGATGACACAGTAATCAGTCCTGAAAAAGCTGAAGAAGCAAAATTGAAGCTAAAGTATCCAAAGCTGGGACAGAAGCCTGGAGGATCAGAGTTTTTGAGGAAACGTCTACAGAAGGAT CCAAAGTACTTTGATTCAGGAGATTACAACATGGCTAAAGCTAAAATCAAGAACAAGCAGCTGCCAAACAGTGGAGCAGACAAGAACCAAGTGACTGGGGAACACATTCCCACTCCGCAAGATCTGCCTCAGAGAAAACCTTCCCTTGTTGCTAGCAAACTGGCTGTCTGA